Proteins from one Pyrobaculum neutrophilum V24Sta genomic window:
- the rpoA1 gene encoding DNA-directed RNA polymerase subunit A' — MSLRGELDTIPRKAIKSIKFGILSPEMIRKYSVMEVTTSEVYDEGGLPVRGGIADRRLGVAEPGARCETCGQTHDVCPGHFGHVELVKPVIHVEYARIIYDVLRTTCPNCGRIMLKDEEIQRYRERLTKLKSKWRLLAMNLHEKIRKKASERMTCPHCGYKRNKVRFERPYYFYEETEEGALVKLDPEVLRDRLAKVPNEDLELLGLNPSVARPEWAILKVLPVPPPHVRPSIQLETGIRSEDDLTHKLVDIIRMNEKLKIAIETGAPTNVVDNLWDLLQYHVATYFDNELPGIPVAKHRGGRPLKGIAQRLKGKEGRFRGSLSGKRVNFSARTVISPDPHISINEVGVPYDIAKILTVPERVTEWNVDVLREYVMRGPETWPGANYVITPEGRRIDLRYVKDKRALAERLAPGWIVERHLVDGDIVLFNRQPSLHRVSIMGHIVKVLPGRTFRLHLAVCPPYNADFDGDEMNLHVPQTEEARAEARTLMLVEKHIITPRYGGAIIGARQDYIIGAYLLSQKSTFLTKKELAYLLGAGKSTEDPPEPAFLHPVELWTGKQVISHFLPKDLNWVQPTAFKSKCQDAYRCAGDEWIIIINGVMVKGVLDKKSIGAEQVDSLWHRIARDYPPEVARRWLDSSLRLFLRYLDLRGFTFGIDSVYLPPEAYGEIDALVEESMKKADALIEEFRSGRLEAMPGFTVEETFENKITEILSKVREDAAVVVEKYISKNTEGYLMAKTGARGSIVNIVQMVATLGQQTIRGERIRRGYRTRTLPHFPPGDIGPHAGGFVGRCFRCGLTPVEYFFHAAAGRDGLIDTAVRTAQSGYMQRRLINALQDVYVAYDGTVRFSGANLLQMLYGEDGVDVSRSDHGKVADIKSLKLWIR; from the coding sequence GTGTCGTTAAGGGGGGAACTTGACACTATCCCGCGAAAGGCGATTAAGTCCATCAAGTTCGGGATCCTAAGCCCGGAGATGATACGTAAGTACTCGGTGATGGAGGTGACGACTTCCGAGGTCTACGACGAGGGCGGCTTGCCTGTTCGCGGCGGGATTGCCGACCGCAGGCTCGGCGTTGCCGAACCCGGCGCCAGGTGCGAGACCTGCGGCCAGACCCACGACGTGTGCCCAGGTCATTTCGGGCATGTTGAGCTCGTGAAACCCGTTATCCATGTGGAATACGCCAGGATCATATACGACGTCTTGAGAACCACCTGTCCCAACTGCGGCCGGATAATGTTGAAAGACGAGGAGATACAGCGTTACAGGGAGAGGTTGACGAAGCTGAAGAGCAAGTGGAGGCTTTTGGCCATGAATCTACATGAGAAGATCAGGAAGAAGGCCTCGGAGAGGATGACGTGTCCCCACTGCGGCTACAAGAGGAATAAGGTGCGGTTTGAGAGACCGTACTACTTCTACGAGGAGACTGAGGAGGGGGCTCTCGTGAAGCTGGATCCCGAGGTCCTAAGGGATAGGCTTGCCAAGGTGCCCAACGAGGACCTGGAGCTCCTTGGGCTTAACCCCTCGGTTGCTCGTCCCGAGTGGGCGATTTTGAAGGTCCTTCCCGTGCCGCCTCCGCATGTGCGGCCCTCGATACAGCTGGAGACAGGCATCCGCTCCGAGGACGACCTAACCCATAAACTCGTCGACATCATTAGGATGAACGAGAAGCTTAAGATAGCTATTGAAACCGGCGCGCCGACAAACGTGGTGGACAACCTGTGGGACCTCCTGCAGTACCACGTGGCGACCTACTTCGACAACGAGCTACCCGGGATCCCAGTGGCTAAACACAGGGGCGGGAGGCCGTTAAAGGGGATTGCACAGCGCTTGAAGGGTAAGGAGGGGAGGTTCCGCGGCTCTCTCTCCGGCAAACGTGTGAACTTCTCGGCGCGTACAGTCATAAGCCCAGACCCCCACATTAGTATAAACGAGGTGGGGGTTCCCTACGACATAGCCAAGATTCTGACAGTACCCGAGAGGGTGACCGAGTGGAACGTAGACGTGCTTAGGGAGTACGTGATGAGGGGGCCCGAGACTTGGCCAGGAGCCAACTACGTGATTACCCCGGAGGGCAGGAGGATCGACCTGCGGTACGTCAAGGACAAGAGGGCGCTGGCCGAGAGGCTTGCCCCCGGCTGGATTGTGGAGAGACACCTAGTAGATGGGGATATTGTTCTCTTCAACAGGCAACCGAGCCTCCACAGGGTCTCCATAATGGGCCACATCGTGAAGGTGCTCCCGGGGAGGACTTTTAGGCTACACCTCGCCGTATGTCCGCCCTACAACGCCGATTTCGACGGCGACGAGATGAACTTGCACGTGCCTCAGACGGAGGAGGCCAGGGCTGAGGCGAGGACTCTGATGTTGGTGGAGAAGCACATAATTACCCCGCGCTACGGCGGCGCCATAATCGGCGCTAGGCAAGACTACATAATAGGGGCGTACCTCCTCTCTCAGAAGTCGACGTTTCTTACGAAGAAGGAGCTGGCTTATCTCCTCGGCGCTGGGAAATCCACGGAGGATCCGCCGGAGCCGGCTTTCCTACACCCCGTGGAGCTCTGGACTGGGAAGCAGGTCATTTCCCACTTCCTGCCGAAGGATCTAAATTGGGTTCAGCCGACAGCCTTTAAGTCTAAATGCCAAGACGCCTATAGGTGCGCCGGCGATGAATGGATCATAATAATTAACGGCGTTATGGTGAAGGGAGTGCTGGACAAGAAGTCCATCGGTGCAGAGCAGGTGGACTCCCTCTGGCACAGGATAGCCCGCGACTACCCGCCGGAGGTCGCTAGAAGGTGGCTCGACTCCTCCCTTAGGCTCTTCCTTAGGTACCTAGACCTACGGGGCTTCACCTTCGGGATAGATTCCGTGTATCTACCTCCCGAGGCCTATGGCGAGATTGACGCGCTGGTTGAAGAGAGCATGAAGAAGGCCGACGCGTTGATAGAGGAGTTCAGAAGCGGGCGGCTGGAGGCCATGCCTGGATTCACAGTGGAGGAGACCTTTGAGAACAAGATCACCGAAATTCTCTCGAAGGTCCGCGAAGACGCCGCTGTTGTAGTTGAAAAATACATTAGCAAGAACACAGAGGGCTACCTCATGGCTAAGACGGGGGCGAGAGGTAGCATCGTCAACATAGTCCAGATGGTGGCTACCCTGGGCCAACAGACCATCAGAGGAGAGAGGATCAGACGCGGCTATAGGACTAGGACGCTGCCCCACTTTCCGCCGGGCGACATAGGTCCACACGCGGGGGGTTTTGTAGGGCGGTGTTTTAGATGTGGGTTGACTCCTGTGGAGTATTTCTTCCACGCGGCTGCCGGCAGAGACGGTTTGATAGACACGGCAGTTCGTACGGCGCAGTCCGGCTATATGCAGAGGAGGCTCATCAACGCTCTGCAAGACGTGTACGTAGCCTACGACGGCACCGTTAGATTCAGCGGAGCTAACTTGCTCCAGATGCTCTACGGCGAAGACGGCGTCGACGTAAGCCGTTCGGATCACGGGAAAGTCGCAGATATAAAGTCCCTAAAGCTCTGGATAAGATGA
- the rpoA2 gene encoding DNA-directed RNA polymerase subunit A'', which translates to MISKQELLAKISAVLPQPLYRELENAVKDLDEERALRLIHRVLRLYITSLVDPGEAIGIVTAQSIGEPGTQMILRSFHYAGLREFSMARGLPRLIEIVDARRTPSTPLMFVYLKPPYNKNREAAETVAKRIQQVTLEMLAKEVDVDYVAGTITITLDQEQLKYRGLSLKDVERVVTKTKGKDMAVSMRGSTITVSLTTPDILKMRKIRDKVLQIRISGIKGIRKVVLQHDSKNDEWYIVTEGSNLEAVLQLEEVDQSRTYSNDLHEVEEVLGIEAARALVAQEIKRVLEEQGLDVDIRHMYLVADTMTWSGRLKPIGRHGVVGAKESPLARAAFEVTVKTLVEASVRGEEEQFKGVVENIVAGRYVPVGTGIVRLLMQF; encoded by the coding sequence ATGATCTCTAAACAGGAGCTCCTAGCTAAGATCTCAGCTGTGTTGCCGCAGCCGCTGTATAGGGAGCTGGAAAACGCGGTAAAGGACCTAGACGAGGAGAGAGCTCTGCGCCTTATACACCGCGTCCTTAGGCTATACATCACGTCGCTTGTCGACCCGGGGGAGGCCATCGGCATAGTGACGGCGCAGTCGATAGGAGAGCCCGGCACCCAGATGATCCTACGCTCTTTCCACTACGCGGGTCTGAGGGAATTCTCCATGGCAAGAGGTCTGCCGAGGCTTATAGAGATCGTAGACGCCAGGAGGACGCCCTCTACGCCGCTGATGTTTGTGTATCTAAAGCCGCCCTATAACAAGAACAGGGAAGCCGCCGAGACCGTGGCCAAGAGGATACAGCAGGTTACGCTGGAGATGTTGGCGAAGGAGGTGGACGTGGATTATGTGGCCGGCACAATCACAATAACCCTAGACCAGGAGCAGCTGAAGTACCGCGGGCTGAGCTTGAAGGACGTGGAGAGGGTAGTCACAAAGACGAAGGGGAAGGACATGGCGGTGTCGATGCGCGGCTCCACGATTACGGTATCGCTCACGACCCCCGACATTTTGAAGATGAGGAAGATACGGGATAAGGTGCTCCAGATCAGAATATCGGGCATTAAGGGCATAAGAAAGGTCGTCCTACAGCACGATTCAAAAAACGACGAGTGGTATATAGTTACTGAGGGGTCCAACCTAGAGGCTGTGCTTCAGCTAGAGGAGGTAGACCAGTCGAGAACCTACAGCAACGATCTGCACGAGGTTGAGGAGGTCCTCGGCATTGAGGCAGCTAGGGCGCTTGTGGCGCAAGAGATAAAGCGCGTGCTTGAGGAGCAAGGCCTTGACGTAGACATTAGACATATGTATCTTGTGGCCGACACCATGACGTGGTCGGGTAGGCTGAAGCCTATTGGACGCCACGGGGTGGTTGGAGCTAAGGAGTCGCCTCTGGCCAGGGCGGCGTTTGAGGTAACTGTGAAAACCTTGGTGGAGGCCTCGGTGAGGGGGGAGGAGGAGCAGTTCAAGGGCGTTGTTGAAAACATCGTAGCGGGGAGGTACGTGCCGGTGGGCACAGGCATAGTCCGCCTACTGATGCAGTTCTAG
- a CDS encoding 50S ribosomal protein L30e, with translation MVDISRELQVALNTGKVIIGFEETKKAVLAGTPKLVILAANAPKWARGDIEYYAKLAGVPVFIFPGSSIELGAAAKRPHKIMALAVLDPGQSEILKVVEHV, from the coding sequence GTGGTGGATATAAGCAGAGAGCTCCAAGTTGCGCTAAACACCGGCAAGGTCATAATAGGCTTCGAGGAAACGAAGAAGGCGGTGCTTGCCGGCACTCCCAAGCTGGTGATACTTGCGGCGAATGCGCCTAAGTGGGCGCGGGGCGATATTGAGTACTACGCCAAGCTGGCTGGCGTGCCTGTGTTTATCTTCCCGGGGTCCAGCATCGAGTTGGGGGCGGCGGCTAAGAGGCCGCATAAAATCATGGCCCTCGCCGTGTTGGACCCAGGGCAGAGCGAGATCTTGAAGGTGGTGGAGCATGTCTGA
- a CDS encoding NusA-like transcription termination signal-binding factor → MSDIRLTEEEIRYATLFESITGVTPMDVVIDGDYSRIIFVVQKNQAALAVGRGGANVKMLKQIVGKDVEIVETGDTPEELIKNSLYPAKVIMVKVTKAPSGAKVAITTVAPEDKGIAIGKNGRNIARAKILAKRYFDIEKIILA, encoded by the coding sequence ATGTCTGATATAAGGCTTACCGAGGAGGAGATCAGATACGCGACGCTTTTTGAGAGCATCACCGGCGTCACGCCTATGGACGTGGTCATCGACGGCGACTACTCGAGGATTATCTTCGTGGTGCAGAAGAACCAAGCGGCTCTGGCAGTGGGGAGAGGCGGCGCGAATGTAAAAATGCTGAAGCAGATCGTTGGGAAAGACGTGGAGATAGTGGAGACGGGCGATACGCCGGAGGAGCTTATCAAGAACAGCCTGTACCCGGCGAAGGTGATAATGGTTAAGGTGACTAAGGCCCCCTCCGGCGCCAAGGTGGCTATTACGACCGTGGCTCCTGAGGACAAGGGGATCGCCATTGGGAAAAACGGGCGTAATATCGCGCGCGCTAAGATCCTCGCCAAGAGGTATTTCGATATTGAGAAGATAATCCTGGCCTAA
- a CDS encoding 30S ribosomal protein S12, whose amino-acid sequence MPGKKSPYGLFAGGKLKRKRQKFRWNDVTYKRKMLGLVEKYDPLEGAPMARGIVLEKVGVEARKPNAAVRKCVRVQLVKNGKVVTAFVPLDGSLNYINEHDEVVIERIGGPEGRSLGDIPGVRFKVVKVNGVSLWAIWRGKKQKPTR is encoded by the coding sequence GTGCCAGGCAAGAAATCGCCGTATGGCCTATTTGCCGGCGGCAAGCTGAAGAGGAAGAGGCAGAAGTTCCGGTGGAACGACGTCACATACAAGCGTAAAATGTTGGGGTTGGTGGAGAAGTACGACCCCCTCGAGGGGGCGCCGATGGCCCGTGGAATAGTGCTTGAGAAGGTGGGCGTCGAGGCGAGGAAGCCGAACGCCGCCGTTCGTAAGTGCGTTAGAGTTCAGCTTGTTAAAAACGGGAAGGTGGTAACGGCGTTTGTCCCTCTAGACGGTAGCTTAAACTACATCAACGAACACGACGAAGTCGTCATCGAACGCATAGGCGGACCCGAGGGGAGATCCCTCGGCGATATCCCCGGCGTGAGGTTTAAGGTGGTAAAGGTAAACGGGGTTTCTCTCTGGGCTATCTGGAGGGGGAAGAAGCAGAAGCCCACTAGGTAA
- a CDS encoding DNA-directed RNA polymerase subunit D, with protein MPAVKVVERTPLFLKAVVEGAYPSLVNSLRRVIISELPVMAIDTVIVVNNTSVMYDEMLAHRLGLIPLTTPLQSLPPIEDCESGLADPSECTVRFTLQVNADGEVTVYSGDLVSERPDVVPVHKDIPIVKLVKGQSIVLEAYAKLGRARGHAKWQAALASYYYYPRVEVRDESCRERCREVCRDLTNPLECTFNKAMTCRDLCGDKLHVDWERNKYVFWVESFGNYDVDTALREAFRILKRKYSLFLDALARKSSSAAEAKL; from the coding sequence ATGCCCGCTGTAAAAGTTGTAGAGCGTACTCCCCTCTTTTTAAAGGCCGTTGTCGAGGGGGCGTACCCCTCGCTCGTGAACTCGCTGAGGAGGGTGATAATTTCCGAGTTGCCGGTCATGGCGATAGACACGGTGATTGTGGTGAATAACACTTCGGTGATGTACGACGAGATGCTCGCCCATAGGCTTGGCTTGATCCCGCTTACTACGCCGCTTCAATCGCTACCGCCGATAGAGGACTGCGAGTCGGGCCTCGCGGACCCCTCCGAGTGCACTGTGAGATTTACGCTTCAAGTAAACGCAGATGGCGAGGTCACCGTCTATTCCGGGGATCTCGTGTCCGAGAGGCCGGACGTAGTGCCTGTGCATAAGGATATCCCGATCGTCAAACTGGTAAAAGGCCAGAGTATAGTACTTGAGGCGTATGCGAAGTTGGGCCGTGCTAGAGGCCACGCGAAGTGGCAGGCCGCGCTCGCGAGCTATTACTACTACCCCAGGGTGGAGGTGAGAGATGAGTCTTGCAGAGAGAGGTGTAGAGAGGTCTGCCGCGATTTAACGAATCCGCTGGAGTGCACCTTCAACAAGGCGATGACCTGCAGAGATCTCTGCGGCGATAAGCTCCATGTGGATTGGGAGCGGAACAAGTACGTGTTCTGGGTGGAGTCCTTTGGAAATTACGACGTCGATACGGCGTTGAGAGAGGCCTTTAGAATACTCAAGAGGAAGTACTCTCTGTTTCTGGATGCGTTGGCAAGGAAGTCCTCAAGCGCGGCGGAGGCAAAACTTTAA
- a CDS encoding 50S ribosomal protein L18e — translation MPPNPTGPTNRQLRMLARFLRKAAAANSARIWRVVAELIERPRRSRVVVNVGKLNRVAEDGDVVVVPGKLLGGGELRKKVTVAAVKVSPKAAQKVVEAGGELLTIPELVRRVPKGTRVKVVV, via the coding sequence ATGCCTCCTAATCCCACAGGCCCTACGAACAGGCAACTGAGGATGCTAGCTAGATTTCTTAGAAAGGCCGCCGCCGCCAACTCGGCGCGGATCTGGAGAGTTGTGGCAGAGCTGATAGAGAGGCCGAGGAGGAGTAGAGTTGTGGTAAACGTGGGGAAGTTGAACAGAGTTGCGGAGGATGGAGATGTGGTGGTGGTGCCGGGGAAGCTACTGGGCGGAGGGGAGCTTAGGAAAAAGGTCACCGTAGCGGCGGTGAAGGTTTCGCCTAAGGCCGCCCAGAAGGTTGTAGAGGCGGGAGGGGAGCTTCTGACAATTCCGGAGCTTGTGAGGAGGGTTCCGAAGGGCACAAGGGTCAAGGTGGTGGTATGA
- a CDS encoding 50S ribosomal protein L13: MKTAILDLERLPERGEVVINAEGHIAGRLATYIAKALLEKPGLRIVVVNAEKLVVTGDEKMVVEWFKRKISEWGTHYNPEKAGPKIPRRPDRVFKRMVRGMLPKRAESGRRALKRLRVYVSVPMELLSRKRLVVYEVPPAKLRMRPLAKYVTLEEVWRQVDPAAWEQWKKAQELWQKRLKPS; this comes from the coding sequence ATGAAGACGGCTATCCTAGACCTTGAGCGGCTTCCGGAAAGGGGTGAGGTCGTTATAAACGCCGAGGGGCATATCGCCGGGAGGCTTGCTACATATATCGCAAAGGCTCTGTTGGAGAAGCCCGGGCTGAGGATCGTAGTTGTAAACGCCGAGAAGCTTGTGGTGACGGGGGACGAGAAGATGGTTGTGGAGTGGTTTAAGCGGAAAATCAGCGAATGGGGGACACACTACAACCCGGAGAAGGCTGGGCCTAAGATACCCAGGAGACCCGACAGAGTTTTCAAGAGGATGGTGCGGGGGATGCTTCCCAAGAGGGCCGAGAGCGGCCGAAGAGCCTTGAAGCGGCTGAGAGTCTACGTATCGGTGCCCATGGAGCTACTGAGCAGGAAGCGGCTTGTAGTATATGAGGTCCCGCCGGCGAAGCTTAGGATGAGGCCTTTGGCCAAATACGTCACGTTGGAGGAAGTTTGGCGTCAGGTGGACCCAGCTGCCTGGGAGCAGTGGAAGAAGGCGCAGGAGCTTTGGCAAAAAAGATTAAAACCGAGCTAG
- a CDS encoding 30S ribosomal protein S9 — protein MDVKTPWAKVLQETPRVVIAVGKKKTAVARAVIKPGVGRVRINGYPLELWPIEMARLKMSEPLILAGDLARKVDIDVNVAGGGYMGQATAVRIAIARGLVAFFQSQELKEVYEKYDPYMLKGDPRRAEPKKPGIKHARSKRQKAYR, from the coding sequence ATGGATGTGAAAACGCCGTGGGCTAAGGTTCTGCAGGAGACGCCTAGGGTTGTAATAGCGGTAGGCAAGAAGAAGACGGCTGTTGCAAGGGCGGTGATTAAGCCGGGCGTTGGGCGAGTTAGGATCAACGGATATCCCCTGGAGCTTTGGCCTATAGAGATGGCTAGGCTTAAGATGTCTGAGCCGCTCATCCTCGCGGGGGATCTCGCCAGGAAAGTGGACATTGATGTCAACGTCGCCGGCGGAGGATACATGGGCCAAGCCACCGCCGTCAGGATCGCAATTGCCAGAGGTCTCGTCGCGTTTTTCCAGAGCCAGGAGCTGAAGGAGGTGTATGAGAAGTACGACCCGTACATGTTGAAGGGCGACCCGAGGAGGGCTGAGCCTAAGAAGCCGGGTATAAAACACGCGAGGAGTAAGAGGCAGAAGGCCTATAGATGA
- a CDS encoding DNA-directed RNA polymerase subunit N, whose product MIIPVRCFTCGRPLGHLYPIFKRRVLAGERPGEVLDSLGVYRYCCRRTLLSHVEWIDDVLAYERRS is encoded by the coding sequence ATGATCATCCCGGTTAGGTGTTTCACCTGCGGCAGACCTCTCGGCCACCTCTACCCCATTTTCAAGCGTAGGGTTTTAGCGGGGGAACGCCCCGGCGAAGTCTTAGACAGCTTAGGCGTCTACCGGTACTGCTGTAGAAGAACTCTTCTTTCGCACGTCGAGTGGATTGACGACGTTCTTGCCTACGAGAGACGTAGCTAG
- a CDS encoding U6 snRNA-associated Sm-like protein LSm6: MSKAPQQLKLPSPIKVLTKMLNKEVVARLKGGVAVRGTLTAYDGCMNLVLDNAAELDKAGEPVARYGRIVIRGSQVIYVSAIEVAP, encoded by the coding sequence ATGTCGAAAGCACCACAGCAGTTGAAGTTGCCATCTCCGATCAAGGTGTTGACAAAGATGTTGAATAAGGAGGTCGTGGCTAGGCTTAAAGGTGGCGTAGCGGTGAGGGGCACCTTGACGGCCTACGACGGCTGTATGAACCTGGTGCTCGACAACGCGGCTGAGCTCGACAAAGCCGGCGAGCCGGTGGCGAGATATGGAAGGATCGTCATCAGAGGGTCGCAAGTTATATATGTATCCGCTATTGAGGTAGCTCCATGA
- a CDS encoding methionine adenosyltransferase, with translation MIVVEKVDKTPVAKRLVEIVERKGQGHPDYIADGISEWVSRYLSRYYLERFGVILHHNVDKTLVVGGQASPRFGGGEVLQPIYILVSGRATSEVRLKDGVVKIPLGPIIIQAARDWIKQHFRYLDPDAHTVIDYKIGQGSADLVGIYDLGVKSVPLANDTSVGVGYAPLTPLEQLVYKTERLLNSRDFKAKYPEVGEDVKVMGVRVGNEVKLTVAAAMISRLVKDKSHYLSVKDDVKKAVEDLASKVAPDYKIDVTINAADKPEHGIFYLTVTGTSAEHGDDGMTGRGNRANGLITPMRSMSLEAAAGKNPVSHVGKIYNVVAQRIADRIYAEAKDIVEVYVEIVSQIGKPINEPKILNIEIIKEGALTGEVKNEAEAIAREELEKITRVTEYILRGEVSLY, from the coding sequence ATGATAGTGGTAGAGAAGGTCGACAAAACGCCTGTGGCTAAGCGGCTTGTGGAAATAGTAGAGAGGAAGGGCCAGGGCCATCCCGACTACATAGCAGACGGCATATCCGAGTGGGTAAGCAGATATCTGTCCAGGTACTATCTAGAGCGTTTTGGCGTAATACTACACCACAACGTGGACAAGACCCTGGTTGTGGGTGGACAAGCCTCGCCTAGGTTCGGCGGCGGCGAGGTTCTACAGCCGATATATATCCTTGTGTCTGGCAGAGCGACATCTGAGGTCAGGTTGAAGGACGGCGTTGTGAAAATACCGCTGGGGCCCATCATCATCCAAGCCGCCAGAGACTGGATTAAGCAACACTTCCGGTATCTTGACCCAGATGCGCACACGGTAATTGACTACAAGATCGGACAGGGCTCGGCCGACCTGGTAGGCATATACGACCTTGGGGTTAAGAGCGTTCCTCTTGCCAACGACACCTCGGTCGGCGTCGGCTACGCGCCGCTGACTCCGCTGGAACAGCTGGTGTACAAGACCGAGAGGTTGCTTAACTCGCGCGACTTCAAGGCTAAGTACCCCGAGGTGGGGGAGGACGTCAAGGTGATGGGCGTGAGGGTGGGGAACGAGGTGAAGCTCACAGTAGCCGCGGCTATGATAAGCAGGCTTGTTAAAGACAAGAGCCACTACCTCTCCGTAAAAGACGACGTAAAGAAGGCAGTTGAGGACTTGGCCTCTAAGGTGGCGCCTGACTACAAGATAGATGTGACCATAAACGCCGCCGATAAGCCAGAGCACGGGATATTCTACCTAACCGTAACCGGCACCTCTGCGGAGCACGGCGACGACGGCATGACAGGCAGGGGCAACAGAGCAAATGGGCTGATCACCCCCATGAGGTCCATGTCGCTGGAGGCCGCAGCTGGTAAAAACCCGGTGAGCCATGTCGGCAAGATATACAACGTTGTGGCGCAGAGGATCGCAGATAGGATATATGCCGAGGCTAAGGACATTGTGGAGGTGTATGTGGAGATAGTGTCCCAGATAGGGAAGCCGATTAACGAGCCTAAGATCCTAAATATAGAGATCATAAAGGAGGGAGCGCTAACCGGGGAGGTAAAAAACGAGGCCGAGGCCATCGCACGGGAGGAGCTCGAGAAAATAACTAGAGTTACGGAGTATATACTGAGAGGCGAGGTATCTTTATACTAG
- a CDS encoding DUF460 domain-containing protein yields the protein MAVVGIDIAPGGQLAYAVLENSAVVERGAADPRTLAPLFKKYRVDILAVDSISELFQHGRKLVKLLGRLPYVVKVVEVTRGPEGYRKTEELVREHLGVFRTRLEPVETAEYLAKLASMGVGTPVKLFEEETIVMVYRRISTAQGGMSRNRYMRNVSHRIKSIAAKIEGRLKEAKLDYDLFIREESGEVTSAKFVVYANREVVRRYVKPMRSIDVAVAVYSAPAKRGEVATRGRFLILGVDPGIYTGLAILTLDGEVLDTVARRGLSRGDLLRYVNQWGVPALVATDVAEPPEFVKKLAAMSGAALYAPHRDMTSEEKSHILDKVKWRTKTTHERDALAAAYKAYLEYRNKFEKLEREFGAILKFEQLEYAKALIIRGYSIAQAVSEALKKRESEETRVVYVAVEKPCPEKDAGLLTKLKAMEYENQQLQKELEELRRQYSQLRRWVEDEKWRDAKYREMQNRIETLVKELSAREAELERLKTQFLEILQNYGSRYKLLHTSEVVQCRGGEPAGTICGNIHSIEEAVARRTMGVPLPQVAKLKLGEYYVIDVEAVRRVTSEIRERLDKGQVDLRKIIEQYRRGLA from the coding sequence GTGGCCGTAGTCGGCATAGACATCGCGCCGGGAGGCCAGCTGGCCTACGCCGTTTTGGAGAACAGCGCCGTGGTCGAGAGAGGCGCCGCGGATCCGCGGACCCTCGCCCCCCTATTTAAGAAGTACAGAGTGGATATCTTGGCCGTAGACAGCATAAGCGAGCTGTTTCAACACGGCAGAAAGTTGGTCAAACTGCTCGGCAGGTTGCCGTATGTGGTGAAGGTGGTGGAGGTCACAAGAGGGCCTGAGGGGTATAGGAAGACGGAGGAGCTCGTGAGAGAGCACCTAGGCGTATTTAGAACCAGGCTAGAGCCGGTGGAGACCGCGGAGTATCTTGCGAAACTCGCAAGCATGGGCGTGGGCACCCCTGTGAAGCTTTTCGAGGAGGAGACGATAGTCATGGTATACAGAAGGATCTCCACGGCGCAGGGCGGCATGAGCAGGAATAGGTATATGCGAAACGTAAGCCACAGGATTAAGTCCATAGCGGCGAAAATAGAGGGTAGGCTCAAGGAGGCGAAGCTCGACTACGACCTCTTCATAAGAGAGGAGTCTGGGGAGGTGACCTCCGCCAAGTTCGTCGTATATGCAAACCGCGAGGTCGTGCGCCGCTACGTCAAGCCTATGAGAAGCATAGACGTGGCTGTGGCCGTCTACTCCGCCCCCGCCAAGAGAGGCGAGGTGGCGACGCGGGGCCGCTTCCTCATCCTGGGGGTGGACCCCGGGATATATACAGGCCTCGCCATATTAACCCTTGACGGGGAGGTGTTAGACACCGTGGCCCGCCGCGGGCTCTCGAGAGGCGATTTGCTGAGATATGTAAACCAGTGGGGGGTGCCGGCGCTTGTGGCCACCGACGTCGCCGAGCCCCCCGAGTTTGTAAAAAAACTAGCCGCGATGTCCGGCGCGGCTCTCTACGCGCCGCACCGCGACATGACCTCTGAGGAGAAATCCCACATCTTAGACAAGGTCAAGTGGCGTACTAAGACAACCCACGAAAGAGACGCGTTAGCCGCAGCCTACAAGGCGTATCTTGAGTACAGAAACAAGTTCGAGAAGTTGGAGAGGGAGTTCGGGGCAATACTGAAGTTTGAACAGCTGGAGTACGCAAAAGCCCTGATCATACGCGGCTACTCAATAGCCCAAGCCGTGTCGGAGGCGTTGAAAAAGCGTGAAAGCGAAGAGACGCGGGTGGTGTACGTAGCGGTGGAAAAACCATGCCCCGAAAAAGACGCCGGTCTTTTGACCAAGCTAAAGGCGATGGAGTACGAAAACCAACAGCTCCAGAAGGAGTTGGAGGAGCTTAGACGGCAGTACAGCCAGCTCCGCCGCTGGGTTGAAGACGAGAAGTGGAGAGACGCCAAGTACCGGGAGATGCAGAACAGAATCGAGACCTTGGTCAAAGAGCTTTCCGCGAGAGAGGCAGAGCTGGAGAGGCTAAAGACCCAGTTCCTGGAGATACTCCAGAACTACGGAAGCCGATACAAGCTCCTCCACACCTCGGAGGTTGTCCAATGCAGAGGCGGCGAGCCGGCGGGAACGATCTGCGGAAACATCCACTCCATCGAGGAGGCGGTGGCGAGGAGGACCATGGGGGTTCCGCTACCGCAGGTGGCAAAGCTGAAACTCGGCGAATATTACGTAATAGACGTCGAGGCCGTAAGGCGGGTTACAAGCGAGATAAGGGAGAGGCTCGACAAAGGCCAGGTAGATCTGAGGAAAATAATCGAGCAGTACAGACGCGGACTGGCGTAG